One window of Arvicola amphibius chromosome 6, mArvAmp1.2, whole genome shotgun sequence genomic DNA carries:
- the Heyl gene encoding hairy/enhancer-of-split related with YRPW motif-like protein, with amino-acid sequence MKRPRAPSGSDGESDGAIDVGRESDLSQMARPLTTPSPSQMQARKKRRGIIEKRRRDRINSSLSELRRLVPTAFEKQGSSKLEKAEVLQMTVDHLKMLHASGGTGFFDARALAVDFRSIGFRECLTEVIRYLGVLEGPSSHADPVRIRLLSHLNSYAAEMEPSPTPTGALAFPVWPWSFLHSCPGWPSLSSQLAILGRVPGPVLPNISSPTYPVSALQSTPVHRVAGTILPTRRNLLPSRGATSTQRAHPPERPAAPPPTAPGSRASRSNHVLSVLPSSSPTALGAGKSDDSPSPLGPTGRPPAAVLCHSWVSEITEIGAF; translated from the exons ATGAAGCGGCCCAGGGCACCCAGTGGCTCCGATGGAGAATCTGACGGAGCCATCGACGTGGGTCGGGAGAGCGACCTCAG cCAGATGGCCAGACCGCTGACCACCCCCAGCCCTTCGCAGATGCAAGCCCGGAAGAAGCGCAGAGGG ATCATAGAAAAACGGCGCCGAGACCGCATCAACAGCAGCCTTTCCGAATTGCGACGCTTGGTGCCCACGGCCTTTGAGAAACAG GGCTCCTCCAAGCTGGAGAAGGCCGAGGTCTTGCAGATGACGGTGGATCACTTGAAGATGCTCCACGCCTCCGGTGGCACAG GGTTCTTCGATGCCCGAGCCCTGGCTGTTGACTTCCGGAGCATTGGTTTTCGGGAATGTCTCACTGAGGTCATCAGGTACCTGGGGGTCCTGGAAGGACCCAGCAGCCATGCAGACCCTGTCCGGATTCGCCTTCTCTCTCACCTCAACAGCTACGCAGCTGAGATGGAGCCTTCCCCCACACCCACTGGGGCCCTGGCCTTCCCTGTGTGGCCCTGGTCCTTCCTCCATagctgtccaggctggccttcccTAAGCAGCCAGCTCGCCATTCTGGGAAGAGTGCCTGGCCCTGTCCTCCCCAACATCTCCTCTCCCACTtaccctgtctctgccctccagtcCACACCAGTGCATAGAGTGGCTGGTACCATCCTGCCAACCCGGAGGAATCTGTTGCCTAGTCGAGGAGCAACTTCCACCCAGAGAGCCCATCCTCCTGAAAGGccagctgcccctccccccacagccCCTGGTAGCAGGGCTTCCAGGAGCAACCATGTGCTCTCTGTCCTGCCATCGTCTTCCCCGACAGCCCTTGGAGCTGGGAAGTCTGATGACAGTCCATCTCCTTTGGGGCCAACTGGGAGGCCACCAGCAGCGGTGCTCTGCCACTCCTGGGTCTCTGAAATCACTGAAATTGGGGCTTTCTGA